A section of the Henckelia pumila isolate YLH828 unplaced genomic scaffold, ASM3356847v2 CTG_254, whole genome shotgun sequence genome encodes:
- the LOC140870795 gene encoding cation-chloride cotransporter 1 isoform X2, whose product MLPEGRDGSVPNHEGVNGSQAESKLELFGFDSLVNILGLRSMASDQIPAPSSPRDGEDANINLDRPKISGVKLGTMMGVFVPCLQNILGIIYYIRFSWIVGMAGIGESLLLVAFCGSCTFLTTISLSAIATNGAMKGGGPYYLIGRALGPEVGVSIGLCFFLGNAVAGSLYVLGAVETFLKAVPEAGLFRETFTKVNDTGIAQPIPSPSLHDLQIYGIIVTIILCFIVFGGVKMINRVAPAFLIPVMFSLFSIFLGIFLAKKDHPAVGITGLSLASFKDNWSSDYQTTNNAGIPDPSGKIYWNFNALVGLFFPAVTGIMAGSNRSASLKDTQRSIPVGTLAATLATSGLYLVSVVFFGALATREKLLTDRLLTATVAWPFPSIIHIGIILSTLGAALQSLTGAPRLLAAIANDDILPVLNYFKVADGSEPHIATLFTAFLCIGCVVIGNLDLITPTITMFYLLCYAGVNLSCFLLDLLDAPSWRPRWKFHHWSLSLVGALICVVIMFLISWTFTVVSLALATLIYYYVGIKGKAGDWGDGFKSAYFQLALRSLRSLGASQVHPKNWYPIPLIFCRPWGKLPENVPCHPKLADFANCMKKKGRGMSIFVSILDGDYLECAEDAKAACRALSTYIDYKKCEGVAEIVVAPSMSDGFRGIVQTMGLGNLKPNIVVMRYPEIWRRENLTEIPATFVSIINDCIVANKAVVIVKGLDEWPNEYQRQYGTIDLYWIVRDGGLMLLLSQLLLTKESFESCKIQVFCIAEEDSDAEELKADVKKFLYDLRMQAEVIVISMKSWDAQTEQQDDSVEAFTSAQERIASYLGEMKERAGREETPLIADGKPVVVNGQQVEKFLYTTFKLNSTILRYSRMAAVVLVSLPPPPLNHPAYFYMEYMDVLVENVPRLLMVRGYRRDVVTLFT is encoded by the exons ATATCTGGTGTCAAATTGGGGACCATGATGGGTGTGTTTGTTCCTTGCTTGCAAAATATTTTGGGGATTATTTACTACATCAGATTTTCTTG GATTGTAGGAATGGCTGGGATTGGTGAATCTCTATTACTTGTCGCCTTCTGTGGCTCCTGTACTTTTCTTACAACTATATCGTTGAGTGCAATTGCTACTAATGGTGCAATGAAG GGTGGGGGGCCTTATTATCTTATTGGTCGAGCCTTGGGTCCTGAGGTTGGAGTAAGTATTGGATTATGCTTTTTCCTTGGAAATGCAGTTGCAGGATCTCT TTATGTCTTGGGGGCTGTGGAGACCTTCCTAAAAGCTGTTCCAGAAGCAGGGCTTTTCAGAG AAACCTTTACCAAGGTAAACGACACTGGCATCGCACAGCCTATTCCCAGCCCAAGTTTGCATGACTTGCAAATATATGGGATCATTGTGACAATCATCCTCTGTTTCATAGTCTTTGGTGGTGTGAAAATGATCAATCGAGTTGCACCAGCCTTTCTTATACCTGTTATGTTCTCATTGTTCAGCATATTTCTTGGGATATTTCTGGCAAAGAAGGATCATCCAGCAG TTGGAATTACGGGCTTGAGTTTGGCTTCTTTCAAGGATAATTGGAGTTCTGACTATCAAACAACAAACAATGCTGGAATCCCTGATCCCAGTGGGAAAATATATTGGAACTTCAA TGCACTGGTAGGACTTTTTTTCCCAGCTGTCACGGGGATTATGGCTGGTTCAAATCGTTCTGCCTCACTCAAGGATACTCAGCGATCCATTCCTGTTGGGACCTTAGCGGCAACTTTGGCAACTTCTGGTCTATATCTTGTTTCTGTGGTTTTTTTTGGTGCTCTTGCTACCAGGGAGAAACTATTGACCGACAG GCTACTTACAGCTACTGTcgcttggcctttcccttccaTTATTCATATTGGTATTATACTCTCTACCTTAGGCGCAGCTCTACAGAGTTTAACTGGTGCCCCCCGACTTCTTGCAgcaatagccaatgatgatatcCTACCTGTTTTGAACTACTTTAAAGTGGCAGATGGGAGTGAGCCTCATATTGCGACTCTATTCACTGCATTTCTCTGCATTGGATGTGTAGTTATTGGCAATCTGGATCTTATTACGCCAACCATAACAATGTTTTACCTTTTGTGTTACGCGGGTGTCAACTTGTCGTGCTTTCTTTTGGATCTTTTAGATGCTCCCAGCTGGCGTCCTCGATGGAAATTTCATCACTGGAGCCTCTCTCTTGTTGGAGCATTAATCTGTGTAG tgatcatgtttttaatttcttggaCTTTCACTGTGGTGTCTCTGGCCTTGGCAACTCttatatattattatgttgGCATCAAAGGGAAAGCAGGAGACTGGGGTGATGGTTTCAAAAGTGCATACTTTCAACTTGCTCTTAGAAGCCTGCGATCTTTAGGAG CAAGCCAAGTACATCCAAAGAACTGGTATCCCATTCCTCTCATATTTTGCCGGCCTTGGGGTAAATTGCCTGAAAATGTACCTtgccatcctaagcttgcggaCTTTGCCAATTGTATGAAGAAAAAAGGCAGGGGAATGTCAATATTTGTTTCTATTTTAGACGGGGACTATCTTGAGTGTGCTGAAGATGCAAAGGCCGCATGCAGGGCTCTCAGTACTTACATTGACTATAAAAAATGTGAAGGTGTGGCTGAGATAGTTGTTGCCCCTTCGATGTCCGATGGCTTCCGAGGTATCGTTCAGACAATGGGCCTTGGAAATCTGAAGCCTAATATCGTGGTGATGCGATACCCTGAAATCTGGCGCCGGGAAAATTTAACCGAAATACCAGCCACATTTGTCAGTATAATAAATGATTGCATTGTTGCAAACAAGGCAGTTGTTATCGTTAAGGGTCTCGATGAGTGGCCTAACGAGTATCAAAGACAGTATGGTACCATCGATTTGTACTGGATTGTAAGAGATGGTGGTCTTATGCTGCTTCTTTCCCAGCTCCTCCTGACGAAAGAGAGCTTCGAGAGCTGCAAGATTCAGGTCTTTTGTATCGCAGAAGAGGATTCTGATGCGGAGGAACTCAAGGCGGATGTAAAGAAGTTTCTTTATGATCTTCGAATGCAAGCTGAGGTAATTGTGATCTCAATGAAGTCGTGGGATGCACAAACCGAGCAGCAGGATGATTCTGTGGAGGCATTCACCAGTGCACAAGAGAGAATTGCCAGTTATCTTGGTGAAATGAAAGAAAGGGCTGGAAGAGAAGAGACGCCTTTGATTGCTGATGGAAAGCCAGTAGTTGTTAATGGGCAACAAGTAGAAAAATTCCTATACACCACTTTCAAGCTTAATTCAACAATACTTAGATACTCTAGAATGGCTGCTGTTGTCCTGGTAAGTCTTCCACCGCCTCCTTTGAATCATCCTGCGTATTTTTATATGGAGTATATGGACGTCTTGGTCGAAAATGTCCCTCGTCTTTTGATGGTTCGAGGATACCGTAGAGACGTCGTTACGTTGTTCACATAG
- the LOC140870795 gene encoding cation-chloride cotransporter 1 isoform X3, with protein sequence MSAETKIVGMAGIGESLLLVAFCGSCTFLTTISLSAIATNGAMKGGGPYYLIGRALGPEVGVSIGLCFFLGNAVAGSLYVLGAVETFLKAVPEAGLFRETFTKVNDTGIAQPIPSPSLHDLQIYGIIVTIILCFIVFGGVKMINRVAPAFLIPVMFSLFSIFLGIFLAKKDHPAVGITGLSLASFKDNWSSDYQTTNNAGIPDPSGKIYWNFNALVGLFFPAVTGIMAGSNRSASLKDTQRSIPVGTLAATLATSGLYLVSVVFFGALATREKLLTDRLLTATVAWPFPSIIHIGIILSTLGAALQSLTGAPRLLAAIANDDILPVLNYFKVADGSEPHIATLFTAFLCIGCVVIGNLDLITPTITMFYLLCYAGVNLSCFLLDLLDAPSWRPRWKFHHWSLSLVGALICVVIMFLISWTFTVVSLALATLIYYYVGIKGKAGDWGDGFKSAYFQLALRSLRSLGASQVHPKNWYPIPLIFCRPWGKLPENVPCHPKLADFANCMKKKGRGMSIFVSILDGDYLECAEDAKAACRALSTYIDYKKCEGVAEIVVAPSMSDGFRGIVQTMGLGNLKPNIVVMRYPEIWRRENLTEIPATFVSIINDCIVANKAVVIVKGLDEWPNEYQRQYGTIDLYWIVRDGGLMLLLSQLLLTKESFESCKIQVFCIAEEDSDAEELKADVKKFLYDLRMQAEVIVISMKSWDAQTEQQDDSVEAFTSAQERIASYLGEMKERAGREETPLIADGKPVVVNGQQVEKFLYTTFKLNSTILRYSRMAAVVLVSLPPPPLNHPAYFYMEYMDVLVENVPRLLMVRGYRRDVVTLFT encoded by the exons ATGAGCGCAGAAACAAA GATTGTAGGAATGGCTGGGATTGGTGAATCTCTATTACTTGTCGCCTTCTGTGGCTCCTGTACTTTTCTTACAACTATATCGTTGAGTGCAATTGCTACTAATGGTGCAATGAAG GGTGGGGGGCCTTATTATCTTATTGGTCGAGCCTTGGGTCCTGAGGTTGGAGTAAGTATTGGATTATGCTTTTTCCTTGGAAATGCAGTTGCAGGATCTCT TTATGTCTTGGGGGCTGTGGAGACCTTCCTAAAAGCTGTTCCAGAAGCAGGGCTTTTCAGAG AAACCTTTACCAAGGTAAACGACACTGGCATCGCACAGCCTATTCCCAGCCCAAGTTTGCATGACTTGCAAATATATGGGATCATTGTGACAATCATCCTCTGTTTCATAGTCTTTGGTGGTGTGAAAATGATCAATCGAGTTGCACCAGCCTTTCTTATACCTGTTATGTTCTCATTGTTCAGCATATTTCTTGGGATATTTCTGGCAAAGAAGGATCATCCAGCAG TTGGAATTACGGGCTTGAGTTTGGCTTCTTTCAAGGATAATTGGAGTTCTGACTATCAAACAACAAACAATGCTGGAATCCCTGATCCCAGTGGGAAAATATATTGGAACTTCAA TGCACTGGTAGGACTTTTTTTCCCAGCTGTCACGGGGATTATGGCTGGTTCAAATCGTTCTGCCTCACTCAAGGATACTCAGCGATCCATTCCTGTTGGGACCTTAGCGGCAACTTTGGCAACTTCTGGTCTATATCTTGTTTCTGTGGTTTTTTTTGGTGCTCTTGCTACCAGGGAGAAACTATTGACCGACAG GCTACTTACAGCTACTGTcgcttggcctttcccttccaTTATTCATATTGGTATTATACTCTCTACCTTAGGCGCAGCTCTACAGAGTTTAACTGGTGCCCCCCGACTTCTTGCAgcaatagccaatgatgatatcCTACCTGTTTTGAACTACTTTAAAGTGGCAGATGGGAGTGAGCCTCATATTGCGACTCTATTCACTGCATTTCTCTGCATTGGATGTGTAGTTATTGGCAATCTGGATCTTATTACGCCAACCATAACAATGTTTTACCTTTTGTGTTACGCGGGTGTCAACTTGTCGTGCTTTCTTTTGGATCTTTTAGATGCTCCCAGCTGGCGTCCTCGATGGAAATTTCATCACTGGAGCCTCTCTCTTGTTGGAGCATTAATCTGTGTAG tgatcatgtttttaatttcttggaCTTTCACTGTGGTGTCTCTGGCCTTGGCAACTCttatatattattatgttgGCATCAAAGGGAAAGCAGGAGACTGGGGTGATGGTTTCAAAAGTGCATACTTTCAACTTGCTCTTAGAAGCCTGCGATCTTTAGGAG CAAGCCAAGTACATCCAAAGAACTGGTATCCCATTCCTCTCATATTTTGCCGGCCTTGGGGTAAATTGCCTGAAAATGTACCTtgccatcctaagcttgcggaCTTTGCCAATTGTATGAAGAAAAAAGGCAGGGGAATGTCAATATTTGTTTCTATTTTAGACGGGGACTATCTTGAGTGTGCTGAAGATGCAAAGGCCGCATGCAGGGCTCTCAGTACTTACATTGACTATAAAAAATGTGAAGGTGTGGCTGAGATAGTTGTTGCCCCTTCGATGTCCGATGGCTTCCGAGGTATCGTTCAGACAATGGGCCTTGGAAATCTGAAGCCTAATATCGTGGTGATGCGATACCCTGAAATCTGGCGCCGGGAAAATTTAACCGAAATACCAGCCACATTTGTCAGTATAATAAATGATTGCATTGTTGCAAACAAGGCAGTTGTTATCGTTAAGGGTCTCGATGAGTGGCCTAACGAGTATCAAAGACAGTATGGTACCATCGATTTGTACTGGATTGTAAGAGATGGTGGTCTTATGCTGCTTCTTTCCCAGCTCCTCCTGACGAAAGAGAGCTTCGAGAGCTGCAAGATTCAGGTCTTTTGTATCGCAGAAGAGGATTCTGATGCGGAGGAACTCAAGGCGGATGTAAAGAAGTTTCTTTATGATCTTCGAATGCAAGCTGAGGTAATTGTGATCTCAATGAAGTCGTGGGATGCACAAACCGAGCAGCAGGATGATTCTGTGGAGGCATTCACCAGTGCACAAGAGAGAATTGCCAGTTATCTTGGTGAAATGAAAGAAAGGGCTGGAAGAGAAGAGACGCCTTTGATTGCTGATGGAAAGCCAGTAGTTGTTAATGGGCAACAAGTAGAAAAATTCCTATACACCACTTTCAAGCTTAATTCAACAATACTTAGATACTCTAGAATGGCTGCTGTTGTCCTGGTAAGTCTTCCACCGCCTCCTTTGAATCATCCTGCGTATTTTTATATGGAGTATATGGACGTCTTGGTCGAAAATGTCCCTCGTCTTTTGATGGTTCGAGGATACCGTAGAGACGTCGTTACGTTGTTCACATAG
- the LOC140870794 gene encoding cationic amino acid transporter 1-like, translating to MEAGLTKRRGCSCTKDDFFPEESFQSINNYVKALKQTPVRLLDRMLTRSNVQAELDAKARSGGSMKKTLSWWDLMWFGMGAVIGAGIFVLTGLEAREDAGPAVVLSYAVSGLSAMLSVFCYTEFAVEIPVAGGSFAYLRVELGDFVAFIAAGNILLEYVIGGAAVARSWTSYFATLCNHKPESFRIHANGLPDGYNHLDPIAVAVVAAICLCAVYSTKASSRFNYVASVIHLIVIVFIIVCGLIKADTSNYTPFAPFGPRGIFKASAVLFFAYVGFDAVSTMAEETKNPAKDIPIGLVGSMTITTLLYCLLAITLCLMQPYGMIDVDAPFSRAFELVGWNWAKYIVAAGALKGMTSVLLVGAVGQARYLTHIARTHMMPPWFAKVHEKTGTPINATIAMLTATAIICFFTKLDILSNLLSISTLFIFMLVALAILVRRYYVSGETTIQNRNKLIAFILLILGSSIVTSIYWALSDGWIAYCITVPIWLLSTAALWMLVPQACSPKLWGTPFVPWLPSASIAINIFLLGSIDKDSFIRFGVWTLLLLCYYFLFGLHASYDNAMAIQVKTTTTEDNTPYENAESGETTSTRS from the exons ATGGAGGCAGGGTTAACAAAGAGGAGAGGATGCTCATGCACTAAGGATGATTTTTTCCCGGAGGAATCGTTCCAGAGCATCAACAATTACGTGAAAGCTCTGAAACAAACACCGGTTCGATTGTTGGACCGGATGCTGACACGGTCCAACGTGCAGGCCGAGTTAGATGCCAAGGCTCGTAGTGGGGGTTCAATGAAGAAGACGCTTTCGTGGTGGGATTTGATGTGGTTCGGCATGGGGGCCGTCATCGGTGCCGGAATATTCGTTCTCACTGGCTTAGAGGCTCGTGAAGATGCTGGTCCCGCCGTCGTCTTATCCTACGCTGTCTCTGGTCTCTCCGCCATGCTTTCTGTCTTTTGCTACACCGAGTTTGCTGTGGAAATCCCTGTTGCag gTGGTTCGTTCGCTTACTTGCGGGTGGAGCTTGGCGATTTCGTGGCCTTCATTGCTGCCGGAAACATCCTTCTCGAGTATGTAATCGGTGGCGCAGCAGTGGCACGTTCTTGGACCTCCTACTTTGCCACACTCTGCAACCATAAGCCCGAATCTTTTCGCATCCACGCCAATGGTCTACCTGATGGCTACAACCATCTTGATCCTATAGCCGTGGCTGTTGTCGCAGCCATATGCCTATGTGCGGTTTATAGCACCAAGGCCTCCTCTCGTTTCAACTACGTGGCATCCGTGATCCACCTcattgtcatcgtcttcatcatCGTGTGTGGACTCATCAAGGCCGACACCAGCAATTACACTCCCTTCGCACCATTTGGCCCCCGTGGAATCTTCAAAGCTTCAGCAGTCTTGTTTTTCGCCTATGTTGGATTTGATGCTGTTTCCACCATGGCAGAGGAAACCAAGAACCCCGCGAAAGACATCCCCATCGGTCTTGTTGGATCCATGACCATCACCACACTCTTATACTGCTTGTTAGCCATAACTCTTTGCCTGATGCAGCCATACGGTATGATCGATGTTGATGCTCCCTTTTCAAGGGCATTCGAGTTGGTGGGGTGGAACTGGGCTAAGTACATTGTCGCCGCAGGAGCCTTGAAAGGCATGACTTCGGTTCTGCTAGTGGGTGCAGTGGGACAAGCCCGTTACCTCACCCATATTGCACGTACACACATGATGCCCCCATGGTTTGCCAAAGTCCATGAAAAGACCGGAACACCTATCAACGCCACCATTGCCATGCTTACTGCCACCGCAATCATCTGCTTCTTCACAAAACTAGACATCCTATCCAACTTACTCTCCATCTCCACACTCTTCATCTTCATGCTTGTTGCCCTTGCCATTCTTGTTCGTCGATACTACGTTAGTGGTGAAACAACAATACAAAACAGGAACAAGCTAATCGCCTTCATATTGCTTATCCTTGGATCTTCAATAGTCACTTCAATCTACTGGGCGCTGAGTGATGGTTGGATTGCCTACTGCATTACAGTACCTATATGGCTCTTGTCCACTGCAGCACTGTGGATGTTGGTCCCTCAGGCCTGCAGTCCCAAGCTTTGGGGCACCCCGTTCGTTCCATGGTTGCCATCTGCATCCATTGCCATTAACATCTTCCTTCTTGGATCAATAGATAAGGACTCCTTCATTAGGTTTGGAGTATGGACTTTATTACTCCTTTGCTATTATTTCTTGTTCGGCCTCCATGCTTCATACGACAATGCCATGGCCATCCAAGTCAAGACCACCACCACGGAGGACAACACTCCATATGAGAATGCTGAATCCGGAGAAACGACTTCAACTCGGAGCTAG